The sequence AACGGTCCAGGCGTCCTCCGGGCTGGTGGACGTGGCCCACCGCGCGCTGGGCCGGCCCGTCTACCTTCCGACGATCATCGGCGACAAGGTCGCCGCGCTGACCATCGTCTACGCGGTGCTCGCCGCGCTGGTGCACCGCGACCGCACGGGGCGCGGCCAGCACGTCGAAGTCCCCATGACGGACACCCTCCTCGCCTTCAACCTCGTCGAGCACCTGTCCGGCCACGTCTACGAGCCGGCCGAAGGCTCCACCGGCTTCTCGCTGTCGATGAAGCGCGGCCACCGGGCCGTGCCCACGGCCGACGGGCTCGCCTGCATCGTGCCGTACTCCCCGCAGAACTACCGCGACTTCTTCGCCGCCGCCGGCCGCCCCGACCTCGCCGAGGACCCCCGGGTGGCGGGCCCGGCCATCGAGGACGCCGATGTCGACCCGCTGCTGGAACTGGTCGCCGGGTGCGCGCCGGTCCTGACCACCGAGGAGTGGGAGGAGATCTGCGCCAAGCACAGCATCCCGATGGCGCCCGTGCTGGAACTGGACCGGGCGGCCGACGATCCGTACGTCCGTGACGGTCACCTCCTCGACCTGGTCGAGCACCCGAGCGAGGGCCCGATCCGTTCGGTCGGCATCCCCGTGCGCTACTCCGCCACGCCGGGCTCGGTCCGGCGGCTCGCCCCGCTGCCCGGCCAGCACACCGACGAGGTCTTCGACGAGCTCGCCGCGCACCGGCGCTGACGGTACGTCGACACGTCACGCCGCACGCCGCACGCCGCACCCTTCCCGCGCCACACCCGACGACCACCGAAGGACCCGGGCCATGCCCAGCACACCGGACACCACTCCTGCCCACGACCGTCCCGCGGACCCCGCTCCCGAAGTCCGCACCGAGAGGATCGGCACCTCCCTCCTCATCACCCTCGACCGGCCCCGCGCCCGTAACGCGGTCAACGCCAACGTCGCCCTCCAACTTGCCCACGCAATCGACGAGTTGGAGGCCGACCCCACACTGCGGGCCGGTGTCCTCACCGGCGCGGGCGGCACCTTCAGTGCCGGTATGGACCTCAAGGCCGCGCTGGCCGGTGAATCGCCCGAGATCCCCGGCCGTGGCTTCGGCGGACTCACCGAGACCGTGACGACCAAGCCGCTGATCGCCGCCGTCGAGGGCTGGGCCATGGGCGGCGGCTTCGAACTCGCCCTGGCCTGCGACCTCATCGTCGCCGCCGAGGATGCCCAGTTCGGCCTGCCGGAGGTCAAGCGCGGCCTCATCGCGGCGGGCGGCGGGGCGATCCGGCTGCCGAAGCGGATCCCCTACCACCTGGCCATGGAACTGCTGCTGACCGGAGAGCCGGTCTCCGGCGGGCGGGCCGGGCTGCTCGGTATCGCCAACCGGGTGGTACCGGCCGGTGAAACGGTTGCCACCGCACTGGAGTTGGCCGCGCAGCTCGCGGCGAACGCGCCCCTCGCCCTCGCCGCCGTGAAGAAGATCGCCCACGCCGCCGACGGCAGGCCCGAGCCGGCCGCCTTCGCCGCCCAGCGCGACGAGATGGCCGCGCTCGCCGCATCGGCCGACGTACGGGAAGGCATGACGGCCTTCGCCGAGCGCCGTGCCCCCGTATGGCAGGGAAAGTAGGAGGAGCACCCATGAAGCAGAGCGACGTTCTCCGGCACCATGCCACCCCCCTGCTCAATCCGGCCTATCCGCCCGTCATCCCCCGCTTCACCCACCGCGAGTACTTCAACATCGTCTACCGCACGGACTACGACGCCCTGCGCGCGGTGGTACCCGAGCCGCTGGAGATCGACGAGCCGCTGGTCCGCTTCGAGGTGATGCGGATGGGCGATGTCACCGGATACGGGCCGTACACCGAATCCGGCCAGGCGATCCCGGTGCGCCTCGACGGCGAACGCGGCGAGTACCTGCACGCCATGTACCTCGACAACTTCGCGGCCACGGCCTCCGGGCGCGAGGCGAGCGCCTACCCGAAGACCATTGGATCGCCCGCCCTCTACGTGGACCACGGCGCGCTCGTCGGCGTCCTCGACTACGGCACGGTCCGGGTGGCGACCGCCACCATGGGCTACAAGCACCACGAGCTGGACCCCGGCGAAGCGGCCGCACAGATCACCGTGCCCACCTTCATGCTCAAGCTGGTCCCGGGCTACGACGGAGCGCCGCAGGTGGCCCAGTTGGTCCGCACCGAGATCAGCGACGTGGTGGTCAAGGGCGCCTGGACCGGCCCCGCCCGGCTGCAGCTGCAGGCGCATGCGCTGGCACCGCTGGCCGATCTTCCGGTCTGCGAGATCGTCTCGGCGAGCCACCTCCTCACCGACCTCACCCTGGCACCGGTCGAGCCGGTGCACGACTACCTCGCGCGCTGACGCCGCGCACGGAAAGAAGCAGCTGTCATGAGTACCACCCACCCCACCGTGCGCACCGTGGCCGTGATCGGCGCCGGAACCATCGGCCTCTCGTGGGCTGCCTTGTTCGCCGGGCACGGACTGCAGGTGCGGGTCACCGACCCGCGCCCCGACCTCGCCGAGGCCGTCGACGCGGCGCTGGCCGAGGCGGCCCCGCAACTGGCCCGGCAGGGCCTGGACACCGACGGCCTGGCCGGCCGCGTCCACCTGGCCGGCGAGGTCACCGAGGCGGTCCGGCACGCCGATGTGGTCCAGGAGAACGGCCCGGAGAACACCGCCTTCAAGCGTGAGCTCTTCGCGCAACTGGTCCGTGAAGCCCCGTCCCATGCCCTCCTGCTGAGCTCGTCCTCCGCCATTCCCTCCACCGCGTTCACCGACGGGCTCGACGACGCCGGGCGCATCCTGATCGGCCATCCGTTCAACCCGCCGCACCTCGTACCGCTGGTGGAGGTGGTGCCCGGACGGCGCACCCGCGAGGACTCCGTCACCAGGGCGGTGGAGTTCTACCGCTCGGTCGGCCGGGTCCCGGTGGTCGAGCGCAAGGAGATCCCCGGCTTCGTCGGCAACCGCCTGCAGAACGCCCTCAGCCGCGAGGCGATCCACCTGGTGGAACAGGGCGTGGTCGGCCCGGCCGAGCTCGACGCGATCATGGTGAACTCGCTGGGGCTGCGCTGGTCGACGGTGGGTCCCTTCCTCGGTGCCCACCTGGGTGGCGGCCCCGGCGGCTACCGGCACATGGCCGAGCACATCGGCCCGTCGATGCAGCGGATGTGGGACTCCCTCGGCCGCCCCGAGGCCGGCCCCGAACAGACCGAACGGCTCATCAGGGCCGTGGAGGACGCGTACGGCTCCCGCTCGTACCGCGACCTCAGCCAGGAGCGCGACCGCAAGCAGCTCGCGGTCCTCGGCGCCCTGGAGAACGCCACCGCCCACGAGCAGAACGAGGAGACCCGGTCATGACCGCCACCGACGCCACCGACGCCGCCGCCACCACCGACGACGCCGGCGCCACCGCCGCCGAGACCGCCACCGCCGCCGCCGAGACCACGCCGACCGCCACGCGCCCCGAGACCGCTCTGGCCGACGGCCACCCCCAGACCGTCTTGACCGACGGCCTCACCGCCGACTTCTACGGCTACGAGGACCTGCTGCCCGACGACGAGCGCAAACTGCTCCTCCACGCCCGCGACTTCCTGCAGACCGAGGTGAAGCCGCTGGTCAACGATGCCTGGGCCAAGGGGGAGTTCCCCCGCGAACTGATCGACAGGTTCCGCGGGCTGGGCCTCGCCGGTGTCCCGTACGAGGGGTACGGCGACCCGCTGCCCGCCGGGAGCAATCTGCTGGTCGGCATGCTCGCGATGGAGTACACCCGCACCGACGCCTCGTCCGCGACCTTCTTCGGCGTCCACAACGGACTGGCCATGTACAGCATCTACCGCGGCGGCGACCAGGAGCAGCGCGACCGCTGGCTGCCGGCGATGGCCGCCCTGGACAAGATCGGTGCCTTCGCCATGACCGAACCCCTCGGCGGCTCCGATGTGGCGGGCGGGATGCGCACCACCGCCCGCAGGGCCGGCGACCACTGGATCCTCAACGGCGCCAAGCGCTGGATCGGTAACGGAACCTTCGCCGACCTGGTCATCGTCTGGGCCCGCGACGAGGCCGACAACAAGGTCAAGGGCTTCGTGGTGGAGCGGGGCACCCCCGGCTTCTCGGCCACCAAGATCGAGAACAAGACCGCCTTCCGGATCGTCGAGAACGCGGACATCACCCTGACCGACGTCCGGGTTCCGGAGGCCAACCGCCTCCAGCGGGTCGACTCCTTCCGCGATGTCGCGGAGATCCTGCGCGCTACCCGCAGCGGCGTCGCCTGGCAGGCCCTCGGCGTGATGATCGGCGCCTACGAGCTCGCGCTCGCCTACGCCAAGGAGCGCCGGCAGTTCGGGCGCCCGATCGCCCGCTTCCAGCTGGTACAGGACCTCCTCGTCAAGAGCCTCGGCAACATCACGGCCTGCTGGGGGATGCTCGTCCAGCTGGCCCGCCTCCAGGACGCCGGCATCTTCCGCGACGAACACTCCTCGCTGGCCAAGGCCTTCGTCACCGCCCGGATGCGGGAAGTCGTCGCCTGGAGCAGGGAGATATTCGGCGGCAACGGCATCGTCCTGGACTACGACGTGGCCCGCTTCTTCGCCGACGCCGAGGCCATTTACTCCTTCGAGGGCACCCGCGAGATGAACACCCTCATCGTGGGCAAGGCCATCACGGGCGAGAGCGCCTTCGTCTGACCGTTCTCTGACCGTTCTTTGGCCATCGCTGACTGCCCCTGACCGTCCCCGACGGCCCCGACCGTCCCGGCCCCTGCCGCGCCACTCGGCGGCGGGCGGCGCCCCCCGCCGCGCCCGGTGCTCCGGTACCACCGGGCGCGGCTTTCGGCCGGGTGCGCCGTTCGGCGGGGTGTGCCCTTCCGGCCCACCCGGCGGCCGGTGTCACGGTCCGTGAGCAAGCCGGAAGCGGCTCGGCGTGCCGGCCTCTCGAAAGGGTGAATCCGTGCACCCATTGTGACGCCTCGACGGCACAGCACGAACGACGGCGATCCTACGTTTGAGGCCTTGGGGACCATCCACGCCCGCCCAGCGAAAGGCTCCTCGATGGACACACGGATCGCACAGGTGAAGATCCACCCCGCCATAGGCATCGCCCGGGTCGGCAACAGCGACAAGCAGCCCTTCATCGGCCCGGAGTCACCGGACCAGCCCCCACTGCCGCCCGGCTCCTACAAGGACAGCTCGGGAAAGATCGTCCGGCAGGCCGCCCGCTTCCGGATCTACGGCTACAACCAGGCGGGCGAGATCGTCCGGGAGCTGACGCTGGACGACGAGGACGTCACCGAGATCACGTGGTCGGTGCACCTGGCCAACAAGAAGGCCGCTTGGTACCAGTTCCACATCCCGCTCGACATCCCCGAGGCCACCGGACTGCCGGACAGCCAGCGGACCCGGCGCAACGCCGACGTCCGGGGAGCGGAGCGCAAGAAGCTCGTGATCGACCCCGGCCGCCAGACCATCCGCGCCTCCCGGCACGAGACCGCCACCTTCGCCGGAAAGATCATGACCAGGGCGGTCGCCCTGGGCTCGATCGCCACCCAGACCGACGGACGCCTGCTGGTCGTCGGCGGTGCCGGCACGTCGGCCTCCTACGCCACCCCCGAAAAGCCGATCTCGGGCGTCGCCAACAACGACACCTGGTACGACGACGTCTCCGACGGCCCGGTGACGGCGGAGATCACCATCGGGGGCGTCACGAAGAGTGCGACCCCGGCGTGGGCCGTGGTCGCCCCGCCGCACTACGCGCCCGGCGTGAAGACCGTCCGCACCCTCTACGACGTGCTCCACGACGTGTTCGTCACCGAGCACACCCTCCCCGCCGAACAGCAGGTGTCCTTTCCCGACCACATCGAACCGATCCTGCGACGGTTCTGCGATCTGCAGTGGGTCAACCACGGCTTCGCCACCCAGTTCGGCTGGGACGGCCCGAACCACTTCCTCGACCCGGCCATGCGCAAGCGGCTCGCCGACCCGGGCGAGGCCAGCCGGGAACTCCGCGGCCAGGTCTACGTCCACATGCGCGACTACGACCGGGACGGCACGTCCCCGCTGCCCTGGCCCTGGCTCTACGGCGATGCCATGTCCGGCGGCAAGCCCACCTCCGTCCGGCAGCACATCACGCTCTCCGCCGCCCAGGACCGGATGCTGGCCCTGTGGGCCGACGGCCGCTTCACCACCGGCCCGCCCCGCACCGGCTTCCCGGACGTGGACCAGGCGCCGCCCGCCGACCAGCCGCAGCTGCTGGACCGGGCCGCGCTGGAGAACTGTGCCGCCGACGCGTTCCACCCCGGCTGCGAGGTCACCTGGCCGATGCGGCACAAGACCCTGTACTCCGAGCCGTTCCGTATCCTGCACCGCGGCCCGGAGAACCCGGAACGCGACTACGGCGATGTGCTCACACTCCAGGACGCCCTGGGCAAGAACGGCCCGCTCTTCGCGCAGGGGCCGGGCGACCTCACCCGCTGGATGGCCGCCCCCTGGCAGTGCGACACGGCCAGCTGCCGCTCCGGCTACCAGGTGCAGTCGGGTCTCGGCCCCCGCTACAGCCCCTATCTGCCCACCTTCTGGCCCGCCCAGATGCCCAACCATGTGCTCAAGCAGTCGGACTTCGCCATCGTCAACACCCCGCCGACCGGCTCCGACGACAGCGCCAGGGAGAAGGCCTTCGAGAACCGCGCGGTGTGGCTGCGCGGCCTGAAGGGCACCAACTTCAATATTCAGCGCCGGCAGATGATCGACGACTGGTTCAAGTTCGGCATCGTCGAGCCGCACGAATACACCGTGGGCGACGCGAAGTTCCCCCGGTACCTCCAGGTGGAGTCCGAGCCCGGCTATCCGCCGGCCGCCGATCACGCCAACCTGATCAACATCCAGGTCCCCGAGGCCGGCGTGCCCCAGCGGGCCGGCGCGGCCGATGCCTGGACCGGGGAGATCCCGGCCGAGACCGTCGAGTCCATGCTCGTGGACCAGGCGGTCCAGGAGGTCAAGGAGGCGACCGGCCGGGACGAGGAGGCGATCGCCGCCGGGTACCTGGAGAAGCTCGACCCCTTCCACGGCGCCCGGTGAGCCCCGTACCGGGCTATGACGTGGTGGTCGCCGGCGGTGGCCCGGCCGGCTGCGCCGCCGCGCTCGCCCTCGTACAGGCCGGGCGCAGCGTCCTGCTGGCCGACGCGGGCACCGGCCCGCCCAAGGCCGGCGAGGC is a genomic window of Streptomyces sp. Edi2 containing:
- a CDS encoding CoA transferase, encoding MDATTESANGPLDGVRVIDLSTVVMGPYAAQILGDLGADVIKIESPSDTVRSGRYRTTPGMTPLNLNVNRNKRSVSLNLKDEADRERAVALIGTADVLITNMRPGALARLGLTYADLAERHPGLVYAHAQGFRSDSDRAGHAAYDETVQASSGLVDVAHRALGRPVYLPTIIGDKVAALTIVYAVLAALVHRDRTGRGQHVEVPMTDTLLAFNLVEHLSGHVYEPAEGSTGFSLSMKRGHRAVPTADGLACIVPYSPQNYRDFFAAAGRPDLAEDPRVAGPAIEDADVDPLLELVAGCAPVLTTEEWEEICAKHSIPMAPVLELDRAADDPYVRDGHLLDLVEHPSEGPIRSVGIPVRYSATPGSVRRLAPLPGQHTDEVFDELAAHRR
- a CDS encoding crotonase/enoyl-CoA hydratase family protein, which encodes MPSTPDTTPAHDRPADPAPEVRTERIGTSLLITLDRPRARNAVNANVALQLAHAIDELEADPTLRAGVLTGAGGTFSAGMDLKAALAGESPEIPGRGFGGLTETVTTKPLIAAVEGWAMGGGFELALACDLIVAAEDAQFGLPEVKRGLIAAGGGAIRLPKRIPYHLAMELLLTGEPVSGGRAGLLGIANRVVPAGETVATALELAAQLAANAPLALAAVKKIAHAADGRPEPAAFAAQRDEMAALAASADVREGMTAFAERRAPVWQGK
- a CDS encoding LodA/GoxA family CTQ-dependent oxidase — encoded protein: MDTRIAQVKIHPAIGIARVGNSDKQPFIGPESPDQPPLPPGSYKDSSGKIVRQAARFRIYGYNQAGEIVRELTLDDEDVTEITWSVHLANKKAAWYQFHIPLDIPEATGLPDSQRTRRNADVRGAERKKLVIDPGRQTIRASRHETATFAGKIMTRAVALGSIATQTDGRLLVVGGAGTSASYATPEKPISGVANNDTWYDDVSDGPVTAEITIGGVTKSATPAWAVVAPPHYAPGVKTVRTLYDVLHDVFVTEHTLPAEQQVSFPDHIEPILRRFCDLQWVNHGFATQFGWDGPNHFLDPAMRKRLADPGEASRELRGQVYVHMRDYDRDGTSPLPWPWLYGDAMSGGKPTSVRQHITLSAAQDRMLALWADGRFTTGPPRTGFPDVDQAPPADQPQLLDRAALENCAADAFHPGCEVTWPMRHKTLYSEPFRILHRGPENPERDYGDVLTLQDALGKNGPLFAQGPGDLTRWMAAPWQCDTASCRSGYQVQSGLGPRYSPYLPTFWPAQMPNHVLKQSDFAIVNTPPTGSDDSAREKAFENRAVWLRGLKGTNFNIQRRQMIDDWFKFGIVEPHEYTVGDAKFPRYLQVESEPGYPPAADHANLINIQVPEAGVPQRAGAADAWTGEIPAETVESMLVDQAVQEVKEATGRDEEAIAAGYLEKLDPFHGAR
- a CDS encoding acetoacetate decarboxylase is translated as MKQSDVLRHHATPLLNPAYPPVIPRFTHREYFNIVYRTDYDALRAVVPEPLEIDEPLVRFEVMRMGDVTGYGPYTESGQAIPVRLDGERGEYLHAMYLDNFAATASGREASAYPKTIGSPALYVDHGALVGVLDYGTVRVATATMGYKHHELDPGEAAAQITVPTFMLKLVPGYDGAPQVAQLVRTEISDVVVKGAWTGPARLQLQAHALAPLADLPVCEIVSASHLLTDLTLAPVEPVHDYLAR
- a CDS encoding acyl-CoA dehydrogenase family protein; protein product: MTATDATDAAATTDDAGATAAETATAAAETTPTATRPETALADGHPQTVLTDGLTADFYGYEDLLPDDERKLLLHARDFLQTEVKPLVNDAWAKGEFPRELIDRFRGLGLAGVPYEGYGDPLPAGSNLLVGMLAMEYTRTDASSATFFGVHNGLAMYSIYRGGDQEQRDRWLPAMAALDKIGAFAMTEPLGGSDVAGGMRTTARRAGDHWILNGAKRWIGNGTFADLVIVWARDEADNKVKGFVVERGTPGFSATKIENKTAFRIVENADITLTDVRVPEANRLQRVDSFRDVAEILRATRSGVAWQALGVMIGAYELALAYAKERRQFGRPIARFQLVQDLLVKSLGNITACWGMLVQLARLQDAGIFRDEHSSLAKAFVTARMREVVAWSREIFGGNGIVLDYDVARFFADAEAIYSFEGTREMNTLIVGKAITGESAFV
- a CDS encoding 3-hydroxyacyl-CoA dehydrogenase NAD-binding domain-containing protein yields the protein MSTTHPTVRTVAVIGAGTIGLSWAALFAGHGLQVRVTDPRPDLAEAVDAALAEAAPQLARQGLDTDGLAGRVHLAGEVTEAVRHADVVQENGPENTAFKRELFAQLVREAPSHALLLSSSSAIPSTAFTDGLDDAGRILIGHPFNPPHLVPLVEVVPGRRTREDSVTRAVEFYRSVGRVPVVERKEIPGFVGNRLQNALSREAIHLVEQGVVGPAELDAIMVNSLGLRWSTVGPFLGAHLGGGPGGYRHMAEHIGPSMQRMWDSLGRPEAGPEQTERLIRAVEDAYGSRSYRDLSQERDRKQLAVLGALENATAHEQNEETRS